One window of the Primulina eburnea isolate SZY01 chromosome 18, ASM2296580v1, whole genome shotgun sequence genome contains the following:
- the LOC140819870 gene encoding uncharacterized protein isoform X1, whose product MVKEFVPYTLDRWNDLNEEMKNKMWRCLQLNYKVEEWEKHSIFQKLGKLWRDRKSKLQILIREVHDGRVASRDLCLLKPEFMDQNQWDLFVKKTLSPAFQEKSGKFKAMREKQRHNHTMSRRGYACLAHIMEKTSSADIPITRTKVWVEGHKKKNGQPSGEAVGEKMKEIEECAPESQNTANIAEDAISLVFGKEIRGRVRGMGFGVTPSKVGASLKQNGTIKQLQSMMHNLQQEVQQMRSIVFQNMRQQNEQEQVGSGGSIGIGNDIGSGCDINRPKKNGTGDNVNQHQAASRSNLKNVSHGDIPENTKCKLLHWCGDGVVAEGRIASTDSTVKVHRVPLGGSCWKVWVDKVLVEQVDLIRPNSEMIFLDDAVGSTVAWFSKFIVLCD is encoded by the exons ATGGTAAAAGAATTTGTGCCATATACATTAGATCGATGGAATGACTTAAACGAGGAAATGAAGAATAAGATGTGGCGTTGTCTTCAG TTGAACTATAAAGTTGAGGAGTGGGAGAAACATTCAATCTTTCAAAAGTTAGGTAAATTGTGGCGTGATAGAAAATCCAAACTCCAAATACTTATACGAGAAGTTCATGATGGTCGAGTGGCTTCACGAGATCTTTGTCTTTTGAAGCCCGAATTTATGGATCAAAACCAATGGGACTTGTTTGTAAAGAAGACACTATCACCAGCATTTCAA GAAAAGAGTGGAAAATTTAAGGCAATGAGGGAAAAGCAAAGACACAACCACACAATGAGCAGGAGAGGTTATGCCTGTTTAGCTCACATTAtg GAGAAAACAAGTTCTGCTGATATACCAATTACAAGAACAAAAGTATGGGTGGAAGGCCATAAGAAGAAAAATGGACAACCTAGTGGTGAAGCTGTTGGAGAAAAAATG AAAGAAATAGAAGAATGTGCACCTGAATCTCAAAACACTGCTAACATTGCTGAGGATGCAATTAGCCTTGTATTTGGGAAGGAAATTCGAGGTAGAGTGCGAGGAATGGGCTTTGGAGTTACACCTTCAAAAGTTGGAGCATCTTTGAAACAAAATGGAACTATTAAACAACTTCAAAGTATGATGCACAACCTTCAACAAGAAGTGCAACAAATGAGGTCCATTGTTTTCCAAAATATGAGGCAACAAAATGAGCAAGAACAA GTTGGTAGTGGTGGCAGTATTGGGATTGGGAATGATATTGGTAGCGGTTGTGATATCAATCGTCCCAAAAAAAATGGTACTGGTGATAATGTGAACCAACATCAAGCTGCATCTCGG TCAAATTTAAAGAATGTGAGTCATGGAGATATCCCTGAAAATACTAAATGTAAGTTGCTTCATTGGTGTGGTGATGGAGTTGTTGCTGAAGGTCGAATTGCATCCACAGATTCAACGGTAAAAGTGCATCGCGTTCCTCTTGGTGGGTCTTGTTGGAAAGTTTGGGTTGATAAAGTTCTTGTGGAGCAGGTAGACTTGATTCGACCGAATTCtgaaatgatatttttggaTGATGCTGTTGGAAGCACAGTAGCATGGTTTTCTAAATTTATCGTTTTGTGTGACTGA
- the LOC140819870 gene encoding uncharacterized protein isoform X2, whose amino-acid sequence MVKEFVPYTLDRWNDLNEEMKNKMWRCLQEKSGKFKAMREKQRHNHTMSRRGYACLAHIMEKTSSADIPITRTKVWVEGHKKKNGQPSGEAVGEKMKEIEECAPESQNTANIAEDAISLVFGKEIRGRVRGMGFGVTPSKVGASLKQNGTIKQLQSMMHNLQQEVQQMRSIVFQNMRQQNEQEQVGSGGSIGIGNDIGSGCDINRPKKNGTGDNVNQHQAASRSNLKNVSHGDIPENTKCKLLHWCGDGVVAEGRIASTDSTVKVHRVPLGGSCWKVWVDKVLVEQVDLIRPNSEMIFLDDAVGSTVAWFSKFIVLCD is encoded by the exons ATGGTAAAAGAATTTGTGCCATATACATTAGATCGATGGAATGACTTAAACGAGGAAATGAAGAATAAGATGTGGCGTTGTCTTCAG GAAAAGAGTGGAAAATTTAAGGCAATGAGGGAAAAGCAAAGACACAACCACACAATGAGCAGGAGAGGTTATGCCTGTTTAGCTCACATTAtg GAGAAAACAAGTTCTGCTGATATACCAATTACAAGAACAAAAGTATGGGTGGAAGGCCATAAGAAGAAAAATGGACAACCTAGTGGTGAAGCTGTTGGAGAAAAAATG AAAGAAATAGAAGAATGTGCACCTGAATCTCAAAACACTGCTAACATTGCTGAGGATGCAATTAGCCTTGTATTTGGGAAGGAAATTCGAGGTAGAGTGCGAGGAATGGGCTTTGGAGTTACACCTTCAAAAGTTGGAGCATCTTTGAAACAAAATGGAACTATTAAACAACTTCAAAGTATGATGCACAACCTTCAACAAGAAGTGCAACAAATGAGGTCCATTGTTTTCCAAAATATGAGGCAACAAAATGAGCAAGAACAA GTTGGTAGTGGTGGCAGTATTGGGATTGGGAATGATATTGGTAGCGGTTGTGATATCAATCGTCCCAAAAAAAATGGTACTGGTGATAATGTGAACCAACATCAAGCTGCATCTCGG TCAAATTTAAAGAATGTGAGTCATGGAGATATCCCTGAAAATACTAAATGTAAGTTGCTTCATTGGTGTGGTGATGGAGTTGTTGCTGAAGGTCGAATTGCATCCACAGATTCAACGGTAAAAGTGCATCGCGTTCCTCTTGGTGGGTCTTGTTGGAAAGTTTGGGTTGATAAAGTTCTTGTGGAGCAGGTAGACTTGATTCGACCGAATTCtgaaatgatatttttggaTGATGCTGTTGGAAGCACAGTAGCATGGTTTTCTAAATTTATCGTTTTGTGTGACTGA
- the LOC140819870 gene encoding uncharacterized protein isoform X3 translates to MVKEFVPYTLDRWNDLNEEMKNKMWRCLQLNYKVEEWEKHSIFQKLGKLWRDRKSKLQILIREVHDGRVASRDLCLLKPEFMDQNQWDLFVKKTLSPAFQEKSGKFKAMREKQRHNHTMSRRGYACLAHIMEKTSSADIPITRTKVWVEGHKKKNGQPSGEAVGEKMKEIEECAPESQNTANIAEDAISLVFGKEIRGRVRGMGFGVTPSKVGASLKQNGTIKQLQSMMHNLQQEVQQMRSIVFQNMRQQNEQEQVGSGGSIGIGNDIGSGCDINRPKKNVKFKECESWRYP, encoded by the exons ATGGTAAAAGAATTTGTGCCATATACATTAGATCGATGGAATGACTTAAACGAGGAAATGAAGAATAAGATGTGGCGTTGTCTTCAG TTGAACTATAAAGTTGAGGAGTGGGAGAAACATTCAATCTTTCAAAAGTTAGGTAAATTGTGGCGTGATAGAAAATCCAAACTCCAAATACTTATACGAGAAGTTCATGATGGTCGAGTGGCTTCACGAGATCTTTGTCTTTTGAAGCCCGAATTTATGGATCAAAACCAATGGGACTTGTTTGTAAAGAAGACACTATCACCAGCATTTCAA GAAAAGAGTGGAAAATTTAAGGCAATGAGGGAAAAGCAAAGACACAACCACACAATGAGCAGGAGAGGTTATGCCTGTTTAGCTCACATTAtg GAGAAAACAAGTTCTGCTGATATACCAATTACAAGAACAAAAGTATGGGTGGAAGGCCATAAGAAGAAAAATGGACAACCTAGTGGTGAAGCTGTTGGAGAAAAAATG AAAGAAATAGAAGAATGTGCACCTGAATCTCAAAACACTGCTAACATTGCTGAGGATGCAATTAGCCTTGTATTTGGGAAGGAAATTCGAGGTAGAGTGCGAGGAATGGGCTTTGGAGTTACACCTTCAAAAGTTGGAGCATCTTTGAAACAAAATGGAACTATTAAACAACTTCAAAGTATGATGCACAACCTTCAACAAGAAGTGCAACAAATGAGGTCCATTGTTTTCCAAAATATGAGGCAACAAAATGAGCAAGAACAA GTTGGTAGTGGTGGCAGTATTGGGATTGGGAATGATATTGGTAGCGGTTGTGATATCAATCGTCCCAAAAAAAATG TCAAATTTAAAGAATGTGAGTCATGGAGATATCCCTGA